A DNA window from Carnobacterium funditum DSM 5970 contains the following coding sequences:
- a CDS encoding YkyA family protein — MKKHATAAYVMTAAFFLTGCANDGIVEALKSTETIEPIQQTIVSEINAVTKQEKGLQETFELALSKEQKTNPFTDENSAVFKNIEERKNSVKTINESTTKLNTTQKSLVENDGDKLPEDTMNSLTDSMKELSTSLNEYTKQYSKNLVEEEKYFKSLGTKEATYQTLTDGMTTVNELDTSNKEQLKKLNKQFNQLNKYRTEAEKTLNSLSDSTK, encoded by the coding sequence ATGAAAAAACATGCTACAGCAGCTTATGTTATGACTGCAGCTTTCTTTTTAACTGGTTGTGCAAATGACGGAATTGTGGAGGCTTTAAAGAGTACTGAAACGATTGAACCGATTCAACAAACGATTGTTTCTGAAATAAATGCTGTTACAAAGCAAGAAAAGGGGTTACAAGAAACCTTCGAATTGGCTTTATCTAAGGAGCAAAAAACAAATCCATTTACGGATGAAAACTCGGCTGTATTCAAAAATATCGAAGAACGCAAAAATTCAGTTAAAACAATCAACGAATCAACAACTAAACTAAATACTACTCAAAAAAGTTTAGTTGAAAATGATGGTGACAAACTACCTGAAGATACGATGAATTCTTTAACAGATAGTATGAAAGAATTAAGTACCTCTCTTAATGAATACACTAAACAATACAGCAAAAACCTAGTTGAAGAAGAAAAATACTTTAAGTCACTCGGTACAAAAGAAGCTACTTATCAAACACTAACTGATGGAATGACCACTGTTAATGAATTGGATACATCAAATAAAGAACAATTAAAAAAATTAAATAAACAATTTAACCAATTAAACAAGTACCGTACAGAGGCTGAAAAAACATTAAACTCATTGTCAGACTCAACAAAATAA
- a CDS encoding polysaccharide deacetylase family protein produces MKQVVSICGVTLISALLLSACQTNDPVASGTKSDTSSLTQSSESDSSAMNVSSESDSSEKGTVAEESQSIEYTYQVNPAIFTIEPMNEADNKKVALLTFDDAPDKHAVEIAKKLKSIDAPAVFFINGMYIESDEGKEMLKEIYDMGFEIGNHSQTHANLSAISPEEQREEIVKTNELIYETIGIKPRFFRAPFGVNTDTSAEIIEQENMVFMNWTYGYDWEAEYQNPQALTDVMLHTEYLNEGANLLMHDRSWTNEAVVGIAEGLREKGYTLIDPALILSPEREESTK; encoded by the coding sequence ATGAAACAAGTAGTTTCAATTTGTGGAGTAACTTTAATCAGTGCTTTGCTTCTAAGTGCCTGTCAAACAAACGATCCAGTTGCTTCCGGAACAAAATCAGACACTTCCTCTCTTACTCAGTCTAGCGAAAGCGACTCGAGTGCGATGAACGTATCGAGTGAGAGTGATTCATCTGAAAAGGGAACTGTAGCTGAAGAATCTCAATCTATAGAATATACCTATCAAGTCAATCCAGCTATTTTTACTATTGAACCAATGAACGAAGCAGATAATAAAAAAGTCGCTTTATTAACGTTTGATGATGCTCCTGATAAGCATGCAGTTGAGATTGCTAAAAAGTTAAAGTCTATTGATGCACCGGCTGTTTTTTTTATTAATGGTATGTATATAGAATCAGATGAAGGCAAAGAAATGCTGAAAGAAATATATGATATGGGATTCGAAATTGGGAATCATTCACAAACTCATGCAAACTTAAGTGCCATTAGTCCAGAAGAACAACGCGAAGAAATAGTAAAAACAAATGAGTTGATTTATGAAACAATTGGAATAAAACCTCGTTTCTTTAGAGCTCCATTCGGAGTAAATACAGATACATCAGCAGAAATCATCGAACAAGAAAATATGGTATTTATGAATTGGACCTATGGTTATGATTGGGAAGCAGAATATCAAAATCCCCAAGCCTTAACGGATGTTATGTTACATACGGAATACTTAAACGAAGGAGCAAACTTATTGATGCATGATCGCTCTTGGACAAATGAAGCAGTTGTTGGTATTGCAGAAGGTCTGAGAGAAAAAGGATATACATTAATAGATCCAGCACTTATTCTATCGCCAGAAAGAGAGGAATCTACTAAATAA
- a CDS encoding putative glycoside hydrolase, with product MNYNKITTSLLLSLLLLVSFPLITQAEKPVKNPLIEINSLPLLSIPKQFPAQFAYDSGIEIAYPEDGVKGVYLTAYSAGAPKRMAELSEFVTSSGLNAMVIDVKDDIGHLTMDVKSDNKLIQESTQNYVSDPELMMKNLEKNQIYPIARVVVFKDTLLAEAKPELSFKRSDGSVWKNSNGDAFVNPFSKEVWDYNIEVAKQAAKMGFKEVQFDYVRFPEGFETQSDSLSYTRGAYKDNELDDVQQRVAAVTDFVEYAREELRPYGVEVSVDIFGYAATVPEAPGIGQNFSKISENVDVISSMIYPSHWGSYFGIAKPDLEPYKLVQEYMKVENKLLSTLKTPPKSRPWLQDFTASYLGAGNYINYGAPQVSDQVRALHEAGVNEFLLWDAKNSYTPGVNYNLK from the coding sequence ATGAATTACAATAAAATAACAACTAGTCTCTTATTAAGTTTGTTACTACTTGTGTCTTTTCCCTTAATAACTCAAGCAGAGAAACCTGTTAAGAATCCATTAATTGAAATTAATAGCCTCCCTCTTTTAAGTATCCCGAAACAATTTCCTGCACAATTTGCTTATGATAGTGGAATTGAAATTGCTTATCCTGAAGATGGTGTCAAAGGGGTCTACCTAACAGCTTACTCTGCTGGTGCACCAAAAAGAATGGCGGAATTATCTGAATTCGTCACATCCAGTGGTTTAAATGCGATGGTTATTGATGTAAAAGATGATATTGGACATCTGACTATGGATGTCAAATCAGATAATAAACTCATTCAAGAAAGCACACAAAACTATGTATCCGATCCAGAATTAATGATGAAAAACTTAGAAAAAAATCAAATTTACCCTATTGCTCGAGTCGTTGTTTTTAAAGATACTTTGCTAGCAGAAGCTAAACCAGAATTATCTTTTAAACGTTCGGACGGCAGTGTTTGGAAAAACAGTAATGGTGATGCGTTTGTGAACCCCTTCTCCAAAGAAGTATGGGATTACAATATTGAAGTAGCCAAACAAGCAGCAAAAATGGGATTTAAAGAAGTGCAGTTTGATTATGTTCGTTTTCCAGAAGGATTCGAAACTCAAAGCGATAGCTTAAGTTACACTCGTGGTGCTTATAAAGATAATGAGTTAGATGATGTGCAGCAACGTGTGGCTGCTGTGACGGACTTTGTTGAATATGCGCGTGAAGAACTACGCCCATACGGAGTCGAAGTTTCTGTAGATATTTTTGGTTATGCTGCTACGGTTCCAGAAGCTCCAGGAATTGGACAAAACTTCAGCAAAATTTCTGAAAATGTTGATGTGATTTCTTCGATGATTTATCCTAGTCATTGGGGGTCTTATTTTGGAATTGCAAAACCAGATTTAGAACCTTATAAATTGGTCCAAGAATACATGAAAGTTGAAAATAAATTATTAAGTACATTAAAAACGCCTCCTAAGTCAAGACCATGGTTGCAAGACTTTACTGCATCTTATCTAGGAGCTGGCAACTATATAAATTATGGTGCCCCTCAAGTATCTGATCAAGTTCGAGCATTACATGAAGCTGGCGTAAATGAGTTTCTATTATGGGATGCAAAAAACAGTTATACTCCAGGCGTAAATTACAACTTAAAATAA
- the addA gene encoding helicase-exonuclease AddAB subunit AddA: MSQLPIKPLNSRFTDGQWQSIYESGHNILVSASAGSGKTTVLVQRVIEKIKAGVNVDDLLIVTYTEAAAREMKERIKTAIQQAITSESNPEQKQHLVRQMSLLTQASISTLHAFCLQVIRRYYFLIDLDPIFRLLTDETEIILLKEAVWEEVRESLYGSETNSFHDLARAYSNDRSDVGLTDLIFSLYEFSRANPDPAYWLDHLYDLYENELESFSKGTLFQKLLKPQMSDILISLNELDITAAEIGDGAEELAKQTEIVASEAAHFAEVFKLIQADAYQDAYQLVQSFEFIRWKPVKKSVEDSLIEAGSEMKVFRDQAKTRYGEMKEAYFNTPLEKQIDMMSKAIPLVQEMARVTKIFTQAYRERKNERNLLDFNDLEHLTLQILAKNEEQKWTPTEASIHYREKFKEVMIDEYQDINQLQENIMYWLTQDNTKDGNLFMVGDVKQSIYSFRLADPGLFLEKYEQYGERNGGERIILAENFRSRGEILQFTNLIFEQIMDKSVGQMDYNEPAKLIQGFNDFPETNQHATEILIYEKGKETTDEDSDEESLDYDMQIEDKTQGELLMVGQKIQQLIQEEFPIYDKKLKCNRPIKYQDIVLLTPTKKNNLVLLEIFNRLSIPLHVNDTQNYFQTTEITIMMSLLKIIDNPYQDIPLAAVLRSPIVGLNENELASIRISQKTGDYYEALNQFYASYPGEDKASAFTTALFHKIDLFLTHLKKWREEARREHLVGLIWSIYKDTHFLDYVGGMSSGRQRKANLHALYERAASYEQTSFKGLFQFVRFIEKMQEKDKDLAEPKAIAADEDAVRVMTIHASKGLEFPVVFVLDLTKQFNLQDIRKSYLFNEVYGVGTEYKDQESHIRYPSLPGIALKVERKAKLLSEEMRKLYVALTRAEEKLFLIGSYKDEESAYKEWGIIGGHQPTVLPSDIRLTATSLMKWVGLSLMRHSDGENDFLSITANNVYVKNHPAKFSIHFYDESMIQEQMIQEDLEIDEKWVEKLDASVSKNKLVIEEQELLDEAVALMDYSYRYERSTHTTSYQSVSEIKRLFEEPADELMVKIDVNQPRNQNRYVEDKLLRPRFMAEMSAPTNAEIGTATHLVMQSINLFAPVTASSITELIMNLADRGMMQSEVAEKIESDKIIHFFESQLGQLLLTYPQQVKREAPFSLLIKADRIFTDLDPDAEDNVLIHGIIDGYLEYENELILFDYKTDQVAHYGPTAGEKMLEKYKGQMNLYRNALELILNKPVTQAYLCLLANNELVSVP, from the coding sequence ATGAGTCAATTGCCAATTAAACCGTTAAATAGCCGATTTACAGATGGTCAATGGCAGTCTATTTATGAATCTGGTCATAACATTCTAGTCTCTGCCTCAGCTGGTTCAGGTAAGACAACTGTTTTGGTACAACGAGTGATTGAAAAAATTAAAGCTGGTGTTAACGTAGATGACTTATTGATTGTCACCTACACAGAAGCTGCTGCCAGAGAAATGAAAGAACGAATAAAAACGGCTATTCAACAAGCTATAACTAGCGAAAGTAATCCTGAACAAAAGCAACACTTAGTTAGACAGATGTCTCTCTTAACTCAAGCATCTATCAGCACACTGCATGCTTTTTGTTTACAAGTCATTCGTCGTTATTATTTTTTAATTGACTTGGATCCGATTTTTAGATTACTGACAGATGAAACAGAAATTATTTTACTAAAAGAAGCCGTGTGGGAAGAGGTTAGAGAATCTCTTTATGGGTCTGAAACAAATTCGTTCCATGATTTAGCACGTGCTTATTCTAATGACCGTAGCGATGTTGGGTTGACCGATCTTATCTTTTCACTTTATGAATTTTCTAGAGCTAATCCCGATCCGGCTTATTGGTTGGATCACCTTTATGACCTATATGAAAACGAGCTTGAATCTTTTTCAAAAGGAACGTTATTTCAAAAATTATTGAAACCTCAAATGTCTGATATCTTAATTAGTTTAAATGAATTAGACATAACTGCTGCTGAAATTGGGGATGGTGCTGAGGAGTTAGCGAAACAAACGGAAATAGTTGCTAGCGAAGCAGCACATTTTGCAGAGGTATTCAAGCTTATTCAAGCTGATGCCTATCAAGATGCATACCAGTTAGTACAATCGTTTGAATTCATTCGTTGGAAACCGGTTAAAAAATCAGTAGAGGATAGCTTGATAGAAGCGGGCAGCGAAATGAAAGTATTTAGGGATCAAGCAAAGACTCGTTATGGGGAAATGAAAGAGGCTTATTTTAATACACCATTAGAAAAACAAATTGATATGATGTCAAAAGCTATTCCACTTGTTCAAGAAATGGCTCGTGTAACAAAAATTTTTACACAAGCCTACCGTGAAAGAAAAAATGAACGGAATTTATTAGACTTTAACGATCTAGAACACCTTACTTTGCAAATTCTAGCTAAAAATGAAGAACAGAAGTGGACGCCGACAGAGGCTTCTATCCACTACAGAGAAAAGTTTAAAGAAGTGATGATTGACGAATACCAAGATATCAATCAGCTTCAGGAAAATATTATGTATTGGTTAACGCAAGATAACACAAAAGACGGAAATCTCTTTATGGTGGGAGACGTAAAACAATCTATCTATTCCTTTAGATTGGCTGACCCTGGGTTGTTTTTAGAAAAATACGAACAATATGGCGAAAGAAACGGGGGGGAGCGAATCATTTTAGCTGAAAATTTTCGCTCTCGTGGTGAAATTTTACAATTTACGAATTTAATTTTTGAACAAATTATGGATAAATCAGTTGGTCAAATGGATTATAATGAACCAGCTAAATTGATTCAAGGATTCAATGATTTTCCTGAAACAAATCAGCATGCAACAGAGATACTCATTTATGAAAAAGGAAAAGAAACCACTGATGAAGATTCGGATGAAGAATCATTAGATTATGATATGCAAATCGAAGATAAGACACAAGGAGAACTATTAATGGTGGGGCAAAAAATTCAGCAATTGATTCAAGAAGAATTCCCCATTTATGATAAAAAACTGAAATGCAATCGTCCTATTAAATACCAAGATATTGTATTGCTGACGCCTACTAAGAAAAATAATTTGGTTTTACTAGAAATATTTAATCGTCTGTCTATTCCATTGCATGTTAATGATACACAAAATTATTTTCAGACTACAGAGATTACGATTATGATGTCTTTGCTTAAAATTATTGATAATCCTTATCAAGATATTCCTTTAGCCGCTGTTTTGCGCTCACCAATTGTTGGACTAAATGAAAATGAATTGGCTTCTATTCGGATTAGTCAAAAAACGGGGGACTATTACGAAGCGCTTAATCAATTTTATGCCTCTTATCCTGGAGAAGATAAAGCTAGCGCTTTTACAACTGCGTTATTTCATAAAATAGATTTATTTTTAACGCATTTAAAAAAATGGAGAGAAGAAGCTAGAAGAGAGCATTTAGTGGGGTTAATCTGGTCAATTTATAAAGACACTCATTTCCTTGATTATGTAGGCGGCATGAGTTCTGGACGACAACGTAAGGCAAATCTTCATGCCTTATACGAAAGAGCGGCTAGCTATGAACAAACTAGTTTTAAAGGACTCTTTCAATTTGTTCGATTTATTGAAAAAATGCAAGAAAAAGATAAAGATTTAGCTGAACCAAAAGCTATCGCAGCAGATGAAGATGCGGTACGTGTGATGACGATTCATGCAAGTAAAGGATTAGAATTTCCCGTTGTATTTGTGTTGGATTTGACGAAGCAATTTAATTTGCAAGATATTAGAAAAAGTTATTTATTTAATGAGGTGTACGGAGTTGGAACAGAATATAAAGATCAAGAAAGCCACATTCGGTATCCCTCATTACCTGGTATCGCTTTGAAGGTTGAGCGAAAAGCTAAGCTGTTATCAGAAGAAATGCGGAAATTATATGTAGCTCTAACACGTGCAGAGGAAAAATTATTTTTAATTGGTTCTTATAAAGATGAAGAATCTGCCTACAAAGAGTGGGGAATAATAGGTGGTCATCAACCAACTGTTTTGCCTAGCGATATTCGCCTAACAGCAACTAGCTTAATGAAGTGGGTTGGACTCTCATTAATGAGACATTCAGATGGAGAAAATGACTTTCTTTCCATAACAGCTAATAACGTTTACGTTAAAAATCATCCAGCTAAATTTTCGATTCATTTTTATGATGAAAGTATGATTCAGGAACAAATGATCCAAGAAGACCTTGAGATAGATGAAAAGTGGGTTGAAAAACTAGATGCTTCTGTTTCAAAAAATAAACTAGTTATAGAGGAACAAGAACTATTGGATGAAGCAGTAGCTTTGATGGATTACTCTTATCGCTATGAAAGGTCTACTCATACAACTAGTTATCAATCTGTCTCAGAAATAAAACGATTATTTGAAGAACCTGCTGATGAGCTGATGGTAAAAATAGACGTTAATCAGCCACGAAATCAAAATCGTTACGTGGAAGACAAGTTGCTGCGTCCTAGATTTATGGCAGAAATGAGCGCCCCGACAAATGCGGAAATTGGAACGGCAACACATTTAGTGATGCAATCTATTAATCTCTTTGCTCCTGTTACAGCTAGTTCCATTACTGAATTAATAATGAACTTAGCTGATCGTGGAATGATGCAATCGGAAGTAGCTGAAAAAATAGAAAGTGATAAAATTATTCACTTTTTTGAAAGTCAATTGGGACAATTATTATTAACTTATCCTCAACAAGTTAAAAGAGAAGCACCTTTTTCGTTATTAATAAAAGCTGACAGAATATTCACAGATTTAGACCCTGATGCTGAAGATAATGTTTTGATTCATGGGATTATTGATGGGTATTTAGAATATGAGAATGAACTTATTCTTTTTGACTATAAAACAGATCAAGTTGCTCACTATGGGCCTACTGCCGGCGAAAAAATGTTAGAAAAATATAAAGGTCAAATGAATTTGTATCGAAATGCCTTAGAACTTATCTTAAATAAACCAGTTACACAAGCTTACCTGTGTTTGCTAGCTAACAATGAATTGGTTTCAGTACCTTAG
- a CDS encoding PD-(D/E)XK nuclease family protein — MGLQFILGRANRDKRGFMLDEIANILATNKQAKVFYLVPDHIKFEAEMTVLEKIGELPPFNENKMMGMMNLQVFSFNRLAWYWLQDTDTFIKPQLTTSGLSMLVRKLLIDYEEQLVIYRGEVRKTGFVQQLTDLFLELRTGRITQDDLVVLVNSLGSSPQEVDFQLKLKDISLLYQAFDASLAGKYIETEDILTALIEKLRKMDLSDTTIYIESYFRFTAQEQALILALMQSAKKVTISLTLDKGYPSEKPEMHELFQAAGETYYKLYQLARIENIPVAPDRIIQQINASYCEELNQLEDFWVETNKLTPIDFSNRKQQIPMDDCIEVWAAEDKQAEVTHVAKEVRKMIKSEKYRYKDILILTRNTNDYLTILGPIFAENGIETFIDSADLMNQHPLVEFIDALLTIKRKNWRYADVMRLLRTELFVPELTAELPVERKSRIQSIQNHVNDFRDKIDVTENVVLAYGYEGFHWTMKDPWHYTKFYYDDTDFQSDSDQLIEQTANQVRFLLKDALLPFFTQLEKAKTGAEAAKIMYLFLEKIGVDTQLTFWRDQAIESNELETAKKHEQIWSVLLQLLDEYVEVLGEENFEMESFQAILSAGFENASYSIVPPNIDQVIFSGLEGTRIGTAKVTFLLGMTDIHLPAKNENKSMLTNEDRSFFAEFLVSGKYLKPSSEVLMASEPFIAYNAFLDSSEKLIFSYPLSSDSKEGSKISPYVERIVKGFALPIQFKVGEVISLENPTFKETLSFVGTKQSTMSQLLLVLRKEQDQKGQLSPFWTGIYRYFKRDKNLTTVFHHLLNSLVKKNIPHPLKSQIATSLYGKDLYLSVSRLETFYADPYNHFLQYGLRLKERERFGLSPAGTGEFFHDALDQLFKSLLTRDLTLSELNTQTVELITDEVLAVMFKKPKFSILSASNRMKFIRSQLSQTVKKMAWALGNQSRRTNTKTVQTEVLFGQLANQKGVEGLSFPLKNGGQLFIRGKIDRVDSLVLEDQHYLSVVDYKSSAHTFNYFDAYYGLAMQMITYLDTALLNANELIGHSAKPAGAFYVHVKNPFIKDTQIKNEESITTELLKEFKLDGLLLEEEELLLALDHTIEPTAASLVYPFKQLKNESLKSSKFVTLEEMAALRMHNQKLILEAGNAIIEGVTTLNPFYEKRQHISTVNGEFRAVSQFDNMLPENNYRREEKRTREDILRMILEEKEGNE; from the coding sequence ATGGGGTTGCAGTTTATATTAGGCCGAGCTAACCGTGATAAAAGAGGCTTTATGCTAGATGAAATCGCTAATATACTTGCCACAAATAAACAAGCGAAGGTATTTTACTTAGTTCCCGATCATATTAAATTTGAGGCTGAAATGACCGTACTCGAAAAAATTGGAGAACTTCCGCCATTTAACGAAAATAAGATGATGGGTATGATGAATCTTCAAGTCTTTAGTTTTAATCGCTTAGCGTGGTATTGGCTTCAAGATACCGATACGTTTATCAAACCACAACTAACGACTTCGGGATTATCTATGCTTGTCCGTAAATTATTAATTGATTATGAAGAGCAACTGGTTATTTATCGTGGGGAAGTGCGGAAAACCGGTTTTGTTCAACAACTAACGGATTTATTTTTAGAATTAAGAACAGGTCGAATCACACAAGATGACTTAGTTGTGTTGGTTAACAGCTTAGGGTCCAGCCCGCAAGAGGTTGATTTCCAATTAAAATTAAAAGATATCTCATTATTGTATCAAGCCTTTGATGCCTCTTTGGCAGGGAAATATATTGAAACAGAGGATATTTTAACAGCGTTAATTGAAAAATTACGTAAAATGGATCTTTCGGATACAACTATTTATATTGAAAGTTATTTTCGCTTTACTGCTCAAGAACAAGCTTTAATTCTAGCTTTAATGCAGTCAGCTAAAAAAGTTACCATTTCTTTAACATTAGATAAAGGCTATCCAAGCGAGAAACCTGAAATGCATGAATTATTTCAAGCAGCTGGCGAAACCTATTACAAATTATATCAACTTGCTCGTATTGAAAATATACCAGTTGCTCCTGATCGAATCATTCAACAAATTAATGCTTCATATTGTGAAGAATTGAATCAATTAGAAGACTTTTGGGTTGAAACAAATAAATTAACTCCAATTGACTTTAGCAATAGAAAACAACAAATTCCAATGGATGATTGCATTGAAGTATGGGCAGCTGAAGATAAACAAGCCGAAGTAACACATGTAGCAAAAGAAGTCAGAAAAATGATAAAAAGTGAAAAATATCGGTACAAAGATATTTTAATCTTAACTCGAAATACTAACGATTATTTAACGATTCTAGGTCCAATTTTTGCGGAAAATGGTATTGAAACCTTTATCGATAGTGCAGATTTAATGAACCAACATCCATTAGTTGAGTTTATTGATGCTTTATTGACGATTAAACGTAAAAATTGGCGTTATGCAGATGTCATGCGCTTATTGCGGACAGAGTTATTTGTTCCTGAATTAACAGCTGAACTGCCTGTTGAAAGAAAGTCTCGAATCCAATCCATTCAAAATCACGTTAACGATTTTCGTGATAAGATTGACGTTACAGAAAATGTTGTATTGGCATATGGCTATGAAGGATTCCATTGGACGATGAAAGATCCATGGCATTATACTAAATTTTATTATGATGACACAGATTTCCAGTCAGACTCCGATCAGTTAATTGAGCAAACGGCTAATCAAGTTAGGTTTTTATTAAAAGATGCTTTATTGCCTTTTTTCACTCAACTTGAAAAAGCTAAAACGGGTGCTGAAGCTGCAAAAATAATGTATCTTTTTTTGGAAAAAATCGGAGTGGATACACAATTAACTTTTTGGAGAGATCAAGCTATTGAAAGCAATGAGTTAGAAACGGCTAAAAAGCATGAACAGATTTGGTCGGTTCTTCTACAACTGTTAGATGAATACGTAGAAGTCTTAGGAGAAGAAAACTTTGAAATGGAAAGTTTCCAAGCTATTTTATCTGCTGGTTTTGAAAATGCATCCTATAGTATTGTGCCGCCTAATATTGATCAAGTTATTTTTTCTGGTCTTGAAGGGACACGTATAGGCACAGCGAAGGTAACCTTTTTACTAGGTATGACAGATATTCATTTGCCTGCTAAAAATGAAAATAAAAGTATGTTAACAAATGAAGATCGGTCTTTTTTTGCTGAATTTTTAGTATCCGGAAAATATCTAAAACCATCATCGGAAGTTTTGATGGCATCTGAACCATTTATTGCCTACAATGCTTTTTTAGATTCTTCAGAAAAACTTATTTTCTCTTATCCGCTTAGCAGTGATTCCAAAGAAGGTTCAAAAATTTCCCCTTATGTGGAACGCATAGTAAAAGGGTTCGCTCTTCCGATTCAATTCAAAGTTGGAGAAGTCATTTCGTTAGAAAATCCTACCTTTAAGGAAACGTTAAGTTTTGTAGGGACGAAACAAAGTACAATGAGCCAGCTTTTATTGGTTCTCCGTAAAGAACAAGATCAAAAAGGACAATTGTCGCCATTTTGGACAGGTATTTACCGTTATTTTAAACGAGACAAAAACTTAACAACTGTTTTTCATCACTTGTTGAATAGCTTAGTAAAGAAAAATATCCCACATCCTTTAAAAAGTCAGATAGCCACAAGTTTATACGGAAAAGATTTGTATTTATCGGTGTCTCGCTTAGAAACTTTTTATGCTGATCCATATAATCATTTTTTACAATATGGACTTAGATTAAAAGAACGTGAGAGATTTGGGCTATCTCCAGCAGGAACTGGGGAATTCTTTCATGATGCATTAGATCAGTTATTTAAATCCCTGTTAACCCGAGATTTGACGCTGTCCGAGTTGAATACTCAAACCGTTGAACTTATTACAGATGAAGTTCTTGCCGTTATGTTTAAAAAACCAAAATTCTCAATTCTATCGGCTTCTAACCGTATGAAGTTCATCCGCAGTCAATTAAGCCAAACCGTTAAAAAGATGGCGTGGGCTCTTGGTAATCAGAGCAGGAGAACGAATACGAAGACTGTTCAAACAGAAGTACTCTTTGGTCAGCTAGCAAACCAAAAAGGTGTTGAAGGTCTATCTTTTCCTTTGAAAAATGGGGGGCAATTATTCATACGCGGTAAAATTGATCGTGTTGATTCGTTAGTACTAGAAGATCAACATTATTTAAGTGTTGTGGATTATAAATCAAGTGCACATACCTTTAATTATTTTGATGCTTATTATGGCTTAGCAATGCAGATGATTACCTACTTGGATACTGCTTTGTTAAATGCCAATGAGTTAATTGGCCACTCAGCTAAACCAGCAGGAGCATTTTATGTTCATGTAAAAAATCCCTTTATCAAAGATACTCAAATAAAAAATGAAGAATCCATCACAACAGAATTGCTAAAAGAATTTAAATTAGATGGCCTTCTGTTGGAAGAAGAAGAATTACTACTAGCTCTTGACCATACGATTGAACCTACCGCTGCTTCATTAGTGTACCCGTTTAAACAACTTAAAAATGAATCGTTGAAATCGAGTAAGTTTGTTACACTCGAAGAAATGGCTGCTTTAAGAATGCACAATCAAAAACTAATTTTAGAGGCTGGAAATGCAATTATAGAGGGTGTAACAACACTGAACCCATTTTATGAAAAAAGACAACATATTTCTACTGTAAACGGCGAATTTAGGGCAGTTTCTCAGTTTGATAATATGCTACCAGAAAATAATTATCGACGAGAAGAGAAACGGACACGCGAAGATATTCTTAGAATGATTTTAGAAGAAAAGGAGGGGAATGAATGA
- a CDS encoding DUF1294 domain-containing protein, which produces MVTYLVAYIVALNGWLFILMGLDKKKARQHKWRIPEKRLLTLGLVGGGLGGLLGMYLFRHKTRELKFKITYSFGIIVMLSIILYFLVFD; this is translated from the coding sequence ATGGTAACTTATTTAGTAGCTTATATCGTTGCTTTAAATGGCTGGCTATTTATTTTGATGGGACTCGATAAGAAGAAAGCTCGACAACACAAATGGCGAATTCCTGAAAAAAGATTATTGACACTCGGACTGGTTGGCGGAGGTTTAGGTGGTCTACTTGGCATGTATCTGTTTAGACATAAGACCAGAGAACTTAAGTTTAAAATAACCTATTCTTTTGGAATAATCGTGATGCTTAGTATTATTCTTTACTTTTTAGTTTTTGACTAA